Below is a window of Cheilinus undulatus linkage group 8, ASM1832078v1, whole genome shotgun sequence DNA.
TGATAGaaatttttacaaaaagatTAAATGGTTGGCAAATATACTTGGTGGCTGTAAATGCCTGGGTTGAACGCCCaagtattttgaaaaactgcaaatacaTGATTGGGTTCTTCAGTAGAAGAGTAAATCTGTACATGGAGTTATAAAAGTACACAAGGAACCAGTTTTAAATGCTTGCTTTCTGCAGAAAGcagaattatgtttttttatgctgtAAACAGAAGAGAAGTCTGCTGTGCATTAATGTAGTGCATGAAGTCTAACCAAACCTGCTTGCTTTTGCCTGCTGGTTCTGGTTGGAGAGTATGTAGGGAGAGGGTTGGAGTACTGCTCATGAGAATGACAGCAAAGGGGATGAAACAGTTCTTGCAGTGTGAGGTTTTGGTCCTGATCGACCGTAGCCTCCTGCCAGAGGGGAGGGCCTCAAAAAGTCCATGTCCAGGGTGAGAGGGGTCTGCAGTAACTCTACCTGCATGCCTGGAAAGATGGTATGTTGCAGCCAGTCACCCTCTCTGCAGACTTGATGATATGCTGCATCCTGCTCCTTCAATACAGTAGTGTTAGTCTCATCCTGCTTTCTTATGGCATTCAAATGGTTCTCTTATTTTGGAGGCTGATTTTTCAGCATGTCTCCCTTAGACCTACCCCTGTGGTAGTGTTTTTTGGGCATTGCAAatagaaacaaagaaatgatcagTGCTGTTTCTTATGGTCTCGTCAGGGTTTGTGGGCAATAAAGAGGCATCAGCattaatttcagtctgcttcataaccagctaaaatcTCCTCAGAGGAGCTTTAGCTGTCAGTTGCTCCTTGTTAGACTACCATATAGAAAATGATGTagcattttagacattttatagTCCCTGTGAGGAGTTGttaactggttatgaaacaaactgaaatgaatactgatgcctctttatgaagaacaaaagcaaacaaaatgaTCACTAACAACCCTGACTCTTTCAGTTGGAGTTTTAAATGCTTGCAACTGCTGTCActgggtaggtgtcagacaaagtgatTCACTGTGTGCTGAATAGACAGCCGTTTCCCCACTTGTGTTCACAGCAAATACTAACAAAGAGTGATATGATTAACTTGTAAAAGaaggcaggatgagatttttTGTCAGGAAACATCACTTACACATGTACGCGACAAGATCAACAAAGAGATGCCACTTTTCTACTGGGGTTGCCAAAATCAAGACAAACCTAAAGTTCCTAACAGGAAAATTTCCTTTAGTTGCCTTTTGCTATCGTTGTAACTCTAAAGAGTgttatgaaatgtttaaatgctGCTCAAAAATCCTTGACAAGTCTAGcatgttttttgccattatattATTGGTGCATAGGTGTTTATGAATTACTTAAGTGCAGCTCATTGAAATCAGTGCTTCATACGTGtagatatttaacatttaattttcatCTGCTGAGAAACTGGTGCCACTGTGGGTTGGACAGGGATGAAATTGCATTTGAAATATGGCCTTTAATTCAGTTGTTGTATTTGTCACTTAGGAATGTTAAATTATTGCAAAAGCTActgttttttttcaagtttggATCCAAAAATAAACCGTTGAACCTTCTGTGTCTTCTTTGGCCTGTAGACATACTCCCACCTACTGCTTCCCAAACCTGCTCGCTGCCAGAGGAAGTCACCAACACCTTCAGCATCCTGGGAAACGCCACAGTCGGAACATCCATCCACTACAGCTGCCTGTctgggtgagagagagagggggagaaaacGGGAGGTTAAGAGGTTGTGAGTGCGTAGGCAGAAGCTGTGAGAAACCTGTAATGATGATGAGGTAGAAATGGAGGAAGTGAGAATACAGGGATGGAGtgtgaagaagaagagggagaggaggggagtTTGATTTCAGGAGAGGTGTTTGGGAAAAGACGGATGATGGGTGATGAATGGCAGGGAATTCATTTTGATCTCCCAGCTGACGATGCCTCCATTGAGCTAACTAGGTCATTACAGTCTAATGTTGTATTGACTTCCCTCTACATACTGACTCATCCACAGGAAAAGATGAGCCTGAGTGGATGTGTCAGTCTGCCAGAACTGTGCTCACAAAAAGTAGTCCTTTTGAGAGGGACACAGAGTGGGAAAAGGAACCATGAACacctttttttcatcacttataTTCAGATGAGGCTAATTTGGAGTCAGTAATGTAAATGTCACACCACCACCTGCCTCAATCATTCTTCATTATTCTCTACAGGGCTGATATAGTGGGGAGCagtgaaaatttctgccagGATAACAAAACCTGGCAGTATCCTCACCCCATCTGTAAGGGTAAGTGCGCACCGACCataagtgtgagtgtgcctgttTCGTCTGCTCCATGCAGTCAGTCTTTCAAGGTTAGTAGGAGAAAATGAATGGCTTTTGATGTGTAGTGAATGGACTGAAAGACTACATGTTTATTTTGCAGGCAAGTACGTTTATTtcttgtgtgcatgtgcagatATGCAAAAGAGAGCAAAtcaaaggagaagaaaaatgaGCACACAAAATCCCTCAAGTGGAGGCCTTTCAGTGGGACCTATGGCTGTGTTTCACAGTGCTTTTCTGCCATCTTGTGGCCAGATATGGTACTGCATGGCCTGTGTGACAACGTTCATACAATTGACCTATCTGATTATTAAGAAGAACCTTGGAATGGAAGAAGTGCAAAGTGGCTGGATGCTTTCATTTCTTTTACCAGAACTGTAATAATAAGATGTGTTAGAGTTAAAGAACctttaaagatatatttatgGGCTTTTCGTGCTTTTATCTCTGGATAGgatgacagtggatagagtcagaaacagggatgagagactggaggagggaAAGGGAACTCAGGTCGCCTACATACATGGAGCATGGCCTAGCCACTTGGCTATCTGCACCCCATgcaaaaaccctttaaaaatcttaatttgATGTAAATAAGAAACTTGTGCCATGCTTAAAAGATAGGCATTCAGAGAACAAACCTCTAAATCCAGTCATGCCTTTCATTTGGCCAACACATGTCAACTGTGCAAAACCAGATCTCCACCATGGCTGTAAAATGTCCCATGACACAACACCTCCAGAGAGCCAATCAGTGAACTCTAGCCTTACTgcccaccatgccaacatggAGACATGCTGCCCAAACAGCACTGGCACCTTCAGTAGACCCAGACTCCATCCATGCAAGCTCCAGGCAGTGACAATGCTGATACTACCTATCCTGGCGCATGGCTCAAAATTTCCATCACAAAAACACTGCTATTCCTTGTGCCAGagttaaacattaaaaagataCACAAAGAGAAACCAGGTAAAGTCCATAGACAGAGAAAAGTCAGAAGTCAGAGCTCAGTAAGAGATCGAAGGGAGCAGAAACAGAATGAGATGACCTGGTCAGGGCTGGCACATAACCCTTTTGGGTTGACCTGAGGCTCTACACCCCCCACCCTTATATTTTCTTGAGGTAAGAGAGAAGAGAGATATATAGGTGTTGTTACAATCGACACAATGTTGCATTTAACACTTTTCTATTTAGTTTTACTCTCCAGAATCTCTCCTGCTTTAACAACATAAAACCCTAAGTTTTCAATGAAAAAGGGCCAGATTGGAATCATCAAAGGACTGGTATTCGGTCCAAGGGTCAGCAGGTGAATAGGTCTGTCATATTGAATGCATTTTGCATCACACTAACAGGACTGCAACCAACCCTGGCTTTTGTCCAAACTAACTAAAGATAAGATAATAGAAACAAACAACAGCATTGTTGCAGTTTTAGGCATTTGCTCTCCTCTTTGATTAGACAATCCCCAGATTGATTATCTTCCTCTCTCCCCCTGTCAGAGGTGTACTGTCAGCCTCCTAGAGAGGTGGAGCAGGGCTATGTGGTGGCCGTCCAGAAGACAGAGTATGAAGTGGGTTTTGACATCCACTACCTCTGTAAGAGAAACTTCCTGCTGGATGGACCTCAGAAGGTCACCTGTCTGTCCAATGGTAGTTGGAGTGCAGCACCCCCACACTGCAGAGGTGAGGAAGGTTCAAAGAACTACACCACATTTAAgaggggtctgactgcagaACCACAGatctcaagtttttttttttatttcaattttattgataaacaaagtctggcagtaaaattcatgaaataaccaaataagcaacatttcattaataaaacagaaaaaagagccAATGTCTATTCTGGGAATAAATTATAattagacccattttagaagtagttatgcaaACGGTGGCTTGCTTCagcttctttagctttagcttaaatTAACATAGCTTCGCTAGCTACGTAGTTATTGTCACCGCATAAGCcaatttagctatgttagcttaaagCTCACAAGGTTAAAGTGAGCCAACATTTTCATAACTACTACAAAACGGGTCtaactttagcaaacatagcataagcTTGTTTAGCTAAGTTTgttttagcttaagctacattagttatgtaaCTATTACCTTTGTAGCTAATGtggcttcattagctttatatttagctatgtagatatgtaATGAACAACGTTTTGTAAGCTTTGGATTTAGGTACATTAGCTAAgtatctatgttatctacatagctagcatCACTTTGTTAGCCTTCCTTGGCTACACTAGCTGCAttacagtgttttcatggaggataatctttttttattgtaagcggactgttttctttattaagagttttgtaatcaggtttttcaggtctttgttttgagttttccGTTTGGTAGCCTAACCTATACCTTTACCCTTACCCTTACTGGACGTTTAATCCAATTCTGTTGTgcaagttttagcgtgtatttccattctgacaaaTGTGGCGTCTCACCAGAGTGGATTACAGTCTGGAATCTGCAGTCTGCAGGCAGACTGTCCTGAAATAAGTACAAATCATTAAtctaaataataatgataaggATAAGTGAGGCAtgattgtgaaaattagggATAGTACTAAAACACAGTGTTCAACAGGTGATGTCCTCTGTCCCACcaaaaaatcttttaatttGATTCAGCTGTCAGGTATACCAGATTCCAGCAGTATATCACTTGAACACAACAGATATACAGTGAGTGGCTACTGATATCTCTTCATGCCACATTTGCTTAAGGCTAAAGTTTCTCAAAAGGGCCGATACAAGAAGATACTGATGTAAAACTGATGCATCAGCATATCCCTAGTTAAGATAAAGACAAACCCACCATTCAAATACACTGTTTTGTATTAACATTTTGTCTTTACAAAGTCCTAGATACTTGCAAAGCTATATTCAGATAAAAGCATCAGCAGAAAAGGTACTGTTATTATACTTTCACACCTTGATGTTTGTTTCTGATGAGGATCTATTGCATGATAATAATTCTAAACAGtaacagtcatttaaaaaacaaagcattaaCCGTAGCTGAGTAAGTGGACATAGGGCCTGGTTATAAGGAATGTTTGAGGGAAATGATGGCTGGAATGAGGAACTGAAGACATGGCCTGACAGTCCACAatggaccagaaccagaaccagctTACAGTAACAGATTTGAAACCAACCTTAAAAATCATAGTATTTTGTGATCATTTAGGCTGGGCCACTTGCAAGACAGTTTTTAGACATGATAGTTTTACAGACTGTGCCAGATTCAACACTGGGTAAAATACACAGTTTTGCATTAATGCAGCTAGAAGCTTACAATGTtatattcaaataaaagcatcagCAGGATGTAAAAGATACTATTATTACACTTTCACACCTTGTTGCTTGTTTCTGCAGCTCGCTGTCCGATCCCAGCTGAGCGGAGCCgtgttgtgattggtggagAGAAGCGTTGGCCGTTTGATGTTACAGACGCTGTGGTTCCTCATGGGGAAAGTGTGACGTTCTTCTGCAAACATCCTCACAAGCAGTGCAGCCTCACTGCAACCCAGACCTGCTACGATGGAGAGCTGCATCCACCGGCCTGCTACCTTGGTAAAACTGGACAGACCCTCCTATTCTTATCTCTGCTGTGATTATTTTAGAGGTGCATGGGGTGGGGTTGATTCATTACTGACAGGTTGACTTTTGTCTTTCAGAGCCCACATGGCTGCAGTACAAACTCTTTCCCCACCGGCTGGTTTCAGAGATTGATGCGTGTGAGCCTGGTGATGTGGAGTGATGACCTGCACATCTGACCTCAACCTAGCCAACACTCATGACACTGTGTCAAAATAAGAGCACCCCCACTTGACTCATACCCATCATTTTTGGCAGTCCTTCACTCTACAGCTTCCCTTCTATCTATACTATGATTATGGTCtgttaaacactgaaatattattcACAGCTCTTGTGGATCAGAAGGCTAAGCTGTATATACTGTACTGTGGGTTTTTATGATCTCTGTCTATCCTTCCTGCATGCTATCACTCTGCAGGCGTAATTATAATCTTCACAAGTATTACTTAGATCTCCCAAAGCTTGAGCCAATGCAATCCATAGCCCTCCATTATGATGTATATATAATGCATTACTACAACAGTTATGCCTGTGATGACACTTAGGCCTACATGTAGCCTTACTCATAACGACTCTGTGATATTTCACTGTGTGATCTCTCTTTCCTCCGTTAAACGTGACGCATCAAGTCTCAGGCTTGCAAGTGTTAATGATTTGAAATAAACTTGTGTCAAAACGGTTTCTGGCTTCCTTTTTTGAGACAAACGCAGTGCTAGAGTGTGAGTCCAAGGCTATATTCGCTGTCATTCCCATTGTGGCTTTGCTTCCCTTCTCTTTGACTGCCAGGCGCACTGAGAGCCTGTCTTCGCAGGCTGCAGGTTCAACCGTACTCATAGGCTGAACATGGCTACTGGTCGGACCCGGTAGGCTGCGACACCATAGCAACTCCCCTTGACCCCTCCCTCCCTCGGCATTCGCAGCATCACCCTTTACACTGCACAGTCATATTTGGTCCTCCGGAAATATCCACAGCACGGGTAAGCCAGTCCCTATGCCGCGAGAGTATGGGTGGAGTATagtttaaaatacagttttaataTATCGAAAGGGAGTCCGGCGCGTGCTCCGCCGGCTCTGACAGCACGGCGGGAAGAAATGACAGCGCGTGGGGAAAGTTTGTCCCAAAAACTGCCGGGCTACGCTCGCGCTGTCTCGGACCCTCGGCTCTAAAATGGCTGGCTGTAGGTCCGAGGAAGCTCCGGTGCAAAGGGAAGGATCCGCTCCACGTCGAGACTGTCTGTAAATATATTCACGTTTTTGTTCTCCGTGTGAAACCTTAGTGTTGGCGGTGTCCCAGGTCCGAGAGCTGTCAAAGCGCACACGCACCATAACAATAATACCAGCATTTCGGACCTAGGACTGTGCGTAATGGCGTCCTCCACGGATACTGCTTCTCGATTTATCCTCAGACTCGGAACCGCAAACCAAACGGGGTGTAAATATGATTCCAAAGCGAGTTTAGAAATAAAACGTGTATTGTTTGTGATGCATGTGGACGATAGGGGTGCAAAAGAGGAAATGCCTCGCTCACATCTGGCAGACCCGGTGTGCATCTGAATGATAGGCGACTTATCCTGGAGGAAATTCGCTGAGATAGAATTAAAGATCATTGAGGGTATCCAACATAATTATCAGGACAGTGTGATgatggagaagaggaggagggggttaAATGAGTCGCTCATCATGTCGCTGTAGGGAGTCAGGGGTCTTAGTCTGTCTCATTTACATGCtctgagaaataaaacagaatcttACTTTTAAGCTTTTGAACTAACCCTGACCCCAAAAATCAAATCTGACAAATGACTTCACCAACAAAGaactaaatgaataaaaaaacatatctttTTATTTCCCTCCCTGTTGTGGCATGACAGTATTTTTTGATCTTAATTTGCTGCCATGTGTTTCTAATTCGTATTCTTATTCCTTTTATATAGAAATATAAATGGGTATGCCCCAAAATGGATTCTCAGCTGGCTACAGTCCTGACCAGTGGCAGCCTGGATGTCCAAAATGGCAGCCAGCATGCAGAAGGATCAGGGCGAGTGACAGAGGTTTTTTTGGACCCAAAGGAAAAAACCTCACCCAGTACTGTACCAGGTAACCTCCAGCCGTGCCCTGTCACAGCAGCACTGACCATCAGGAGAGATGCTCCTTCAATCAATGGGAAAAAGCCAGAGGTGGGCGGGACTTCAAAGCCAGCCTTTCAGGAAACAAGAAGCAAGATTGCTGGGTTGAGACAGCCAATTACAGTCAAGGCTGGTGTGCCTGTAGTGCGCAGCCAGCCAATCAGACTCAAAATTGTGGTTCCCCCACAGTGCAAGAGGCCAATCACAAACTCTGTCATCAGCCTGACCAAAGACTTTACTCAAAGACATTTCAGAAGACCTGCTCCTGTCTcagctgaagaggaaaaaaacagaatatctgctgttaaaaatggaGGAGACATCCAGGAagtttcttatcaaaagactgAGGATAATAAACCAGAATCATTCcatgaggcagaaaaagaggagaaaaactgcaaagagaaagaaaatattcATGAAGGGTCAGAAACTCTTTTAATTCCTTGCACTAATACAGAAAATATATTGACCCAGAAACGGATTAAAGAGGAAAATACAGAGcaagaaattcaaaatattcctttaattttGCAAGAAATGGACTTAAAGGCTTGCAAGAAGTTTGATGAACTGAGAATGGAGGAACAGTCAGAACCACTGGATCTGAGTTTGCCCAAGAAAAGAGAGAGTCGAGAGAGGAGGTGTGGACGCTTCCTGGATGATTTTGGCTGTGAGAGCTCACTGATCATGGAGGTGGATGAATATGAGGGAGAAGGAGACAGAGATGTAGTAGAAGAGGACGATGAAGGTCAGGGAGGGAACACTGTGCTACACATGGATGGGACGGATACTCTTGAGGACTCTCTGCTCTCGCCGTCTTACTTTTCTAACTCTGTCTTGGACTCCCTCTCCTCTGTGGACTGTGACACTGAAAATCTCCTTCTCATAGATGACCAGGGAATCCCGTATACTCTCAGTCCAGATGGACTCAAAGTGCCACAGGTTGATGCTTCCAGGTTAGAGGATCCTCAGCTTGATCAGGCTAGTTCTGCAGAAGTGGAAGACAAAAAGTTGTCACAATTAACAGATTGTGTTATCAGCCAAAGTTTAGATAATGCACCTTCAGATGACCTGTTCCCCTCACCAACCCCTGATACAGAGTCTGTAGTGCAATCTGTTGATCAGACAACAGCAAAGAAAGAAGTCTTGACGAGTTTTATCACTAATTCAGACCCACCAGGGTCTGCAGAACCAAGTCTTAAACCTGTACAAGAGTCTAGTTCTGTTCTCTCAGTCTCCTCTGGGATTTCACTCCCCTCCCAACCCATTCAGATCCTTACAAACCCATCTACCAACACTCCTATTCTCCTCCTGTCaggctcctcttcctcccctcaGCTTTCCTCAGCTCCAGTGGGTCTTTCACTTCCTCTCTCAGTCTCCCAGACCTCCCCTGGTGCTTCCACTCCCATGttccttcttctctcttctgTACCCACTGCTTCCTCTGGTGACTCCGCCTCTACCTCCACCCCGATTGCCATCCTTGACCCCACCACCGGTCAGTTGTCTCAAATCTCAGCAGCCTCGACCCCAGCGGTCTCTGTCCCTTTGCCCTCTGGTCAGCTGGGATCACCTCTGCCCACGCTGTCTCACCCTGTCATCAGACTGAGCCCCAATAACCCCCCTGTCATCCTCTCAGGGGTGAATAATATCAACCCTGGCCCTGTTGTCACCTCTCTAACCATGCAGTCGTCCTCTCCCGCTCCTCAAAACGACCTCCAAGGCACGACTCCCATTCTTCATTCTCAAACCAGCTCTTCCGAATCAAACCCAGGAAGTGAAGCCATATCTGCTGAAGACGTCTCAAATGAAAACAACAAGCCATCAACTTCAGAATCCTCTACTAGTACGACCTTTGATCCCTtagctcagctcagctcagagGCCCAATCACCTGCCTCAGAGCCTAAATTTGACTCGTCAGACCTGCACTCACAACACTTACCTCTGGACGACCATCTTTACTTCTCCAACGCTGCTGCCCCTTCCTCTCCACCTGTTGGATCAATCCTCTCCTCCGGTAAACTCGAGCCCCTGGACCCTCTGGATCCTGTCTCTTCGGAGGAGTCCTCCAACAACATGGGCTCTCGTAGGGTGCTGTACTGCCAGCTGTGCCCACGGGTCTTCTTTTACCTCTCGGACCTTGAGCGACATGCCATCACTCACTCGCAGAAGAAGCCTCACGTCTGTTCACAGTGTGGGAAAGCCTTCAAACGCTCTAGCCATCTGCAGGTTAGTGCTCACTATTGCTTACTGTTCGTTTGTTTTACCAGAAATGCTTAATGCGGAGGAGGGATGTGCAAGTTGTGAATGCAGTTGTAACATTTGATCACTTTCAGACAAAAGTATTGTTATTTATTGGACTTGTTTGACCACCAGATGAGCAGGTTCCACATTAACTCTCTTCCAAATCTGGCTTTGTTTCTCCCAAACTCCTAAAGGAAATGTGAGCGCTGCTGTGCACACCAGCTTGTTATGACTGTATCATAGGGCTGGGCTTTCCACCAGCCTCACAATACGATACATATCCTGATACAGTGgccacgatacgatatgatacataTCGCGGTAGATATAGGGTGATAAACTTAACTGTCATGAAGTCCACTGACTCAAGCTCtgagttttttacttttaattggGTTCGTTCTTTGACATGAACAGGATGACAACAGCATCACAACATATCCCTAGCTTAACAGCAACAACACTGCTTCTACTCTAGCTTAACAGGATGTATAAACACTTGTCATAGTCTAACAGCGACCTCTTGTGGCTAACTCAAGTAAGATGCATTCAATTACATCTATATGACGTAATAAACACATCCTACACTGCATTCACTACAGTAGCTGTTCTTAATGGTAAAGGATAATAGAAATAGTATAGGTTGAACCTTTgacaattaaaattttaaaatagtctATTTATAATCACTTAGCTATCCAAAGCTCatgtctttacaaataaagcatcAAGTGTTGCTTTTAATACCCTGATCAGAAGTTGAGTTAAACTTTGAGTTCACAGCGTCATTCAATGCTGGTTGGGATGACACTAATTAGCCCAGTAGCCTAGCTGTTGTTAGAGATGGGAACCGAGAACTGGTTCCTGTTGAGAACCGGTTCCAATTGGCTCAATCCATcgacatcatttacatttaggcagaatcccaattctccccttaaccctcagtctcaaaaatGCACGTTCCCGCTGATgtgcgagggctgtcccaattctcccgggagttgagttgagttgaggggcgagtttgaaggctttatctccctcaaattttgagatgttcttggagctcccttggtattgagggttatcactcaaagaaagatggcggcgaATGCGGGGAAGAAATCAAATGTAACTTTCTTTGTTATTCTAGATCTGAAAATAATGAAACCACTCtaatatcttagtttaatgttattttaaggATTGTTTGCCTTTTTGGAGCggaacatttacttttatttttacaattgtAAGCCGGTAACCATGCCGTTGTGGACAAGCCTACGAGTTATAACTGGTTTTTCGCGTTAGCTAATGGCCGTGTTGtacggtgactttcagctgaatatgtcCATGGTTGTGGTGTTAATAcatgttatttggttgaatattaacacgttctcgttcttcttcttcttgctcTTAATCAACAGGCTacgcagttttggcacattactgccctttACAGTCTGAAAttgtaactgctattaaggggtgttccatttctaagtcacgagatggcccttacacttggttttgaggggcgagttaagactgagggttgagtttgagggtaagattgagggtttaggggagaattgggattcagccttaaTCTTAACGATTCCCTTATTGATGCCTCACCTCTGCGTGCCATTAAAACATGAACAGAGAAGCTgagaaataaagaaacatttaatgGGCTGTACGGTATCGCCGcaaggtgtttaaaaaacactttaaaattatttttaaattcacgTCTTAGATCACATTAGAGCCAGCGGTGCACGgctaacagtttgactttagagaagTGATTATAAATagactattttaaaattttaattgtcAAAGGTTCAAACTCTACTATTTCTGTTATCCTCTACCATTAAGAACAGTTACTGTAGTGAACTGTGCCCACGCCGTCCCTGCTCCATGGCATGCGAGTATCTGTGCCCTGGTCTATATGTGTTCTCTTACTTTGCAAAACTGTACTAACATGATTAACAGGAGTTCAGTCATCCCTTTTAAAGCGtcttcacacacaggcagtggtgctgagggtgaaaaagtacatttattctCAAGGAATTGTTTATTAATGTGCGCTCATCACACAGCACCGTCTTCATGATGGTAATCAAAGCAACAGTGTGGCTATTTTTAGTACCCCAGGATACAGTATTACCGTATGACCACCCATTTCTAGTGAACTgtaacaaaaacagtcaaaaatgtgGCTTCATCCAAAAATCATGCACACAGGGCAATGGGAAATGTCTGTCAAACAGTGATGTCTAATGCAtgacatgcatctttttgcccaatAACTGTTAAATTAGCATAAGAGTTCAATTTATTTTGATACCTCTGGAGATCTAGGACCCAGAGACTAGTCATATATTTATTTcaaggttttatcttttaaagaaaatgagcagtggTACTGTAATCTTTCTCAAGTTCACAGATaaaagatccagagagcagttGGAGACAAATCCAACAAAGTagatgtttttgtatattttagaaTGTTCTCCTCCAAAACACTTGATGTTTATCATTTTTCAcaatccaaaaagaaaattcacaggaaggaatCGACAAGGGAGTCGATAAAGAATTGAATCGATAAGAAGAATCGATAACAGCATTGATATCGATAAAATCTTATCAACTCCCATccctagctgttgttgctaactgctaatgagCCTGGGGTCGTGTGTCAATGAGGACTAGTGTTAGTGGAGTGCTTTACCTTCTTATAGCTTACACGAGTCCCGCCCAACTCCTGTCTACTGATTGAAGTAACCAGAAATAATTcagtatctttgcttttagCCTGCTGGCTGTAGATGAACACTATTCATATTCCTGGTCTGAGTACCAACTTGTTTTGGTGTGAGGAGAGAGACGTCAGCTAGGGCGTGTGGTGATATATTACCAAATCGAGATTGAACACAAGCCTACtgtaaaatgtaacaaataaTAACTGTATTTGTATCGCACCTTTAAAAATGGGGTTCAATCAAGTCCTTTGACATTCATGCAGATGCATATATTAGAACAAAACATCTgaaaccaaacacacacacacacacacacacaaaaaacaacgaaaaacaacaaaaccccaAGAGCACAAGAAGCCATACAACTTGTGGCTGATGATGTTAACTCAAACATCATAAGAATCCAGTCAAAAGATGAACTAAGCTCTACATATGGAGTACCAAGAGGAAATACAATCAACAAAGACAGATAAAAGGGaggcagaagcaataaaatagCATAATACTGAGGCACCAATATATTGGTGGAACAAGAGCATCAGCTCA
It encodes the following:
- the ntd5 gene encoding beta-2-glycoprotein 1-like, with the protein product MDCALLLLLTLWALVGSVSLQTPRVTTGSCAPRNLVDEKRKSCPRPCKSDRDCGNKRQCLCDGQCGLSCVVPGRTCPWPLPPSDNSEARLLHPTSSFDALLEVRCKLGFTLPNGLDVTIRRCQGDRQWSGDVPICTDILPPTASQTCSLPEEVTNTFSILGNATVGTSIHYSCLSGADIVGSSENFCQDNKTWQYPHPICKEVYCQPPREVEQGYVVAVQKTEYEVGFDIHYLCKRNFLLDGPQKVTCLSNGSWSAAPPHCRARCPIPAERSRVVIGGEKRWPFDVTDAVVPHGESVTFFCKHPHKQCSLTATQTCYDGELHPPACYLEPTWLQYKLFPHRLVSEIDACEPGDVE
- the LOC121513092 gene encoding zinc finger protein 236 — encoded protein: MDSQLATVLTSGSLDVQNGSQHAEGSGRVTEVFLDPKEKTSPSTVPGNLQPCPVTAALTIRRDAPSINGKKPEVGGTSKPAFQETRSKIAGLRQPITVKAGVPVVRSQPIRLKIVVPPQCKRPITNSVISLTKDFTQRHFRRPAPVSAEEEKNRISAVKNGGDIQEVSYQKTEDNKPESFHEAEKEEKNCKEKENIHEGSETLLIPCTNTENILTQKRIKEENTEQEIQNIPLILQEMDLKACKKFDELRMEEQSEPLDLSLPKKRESRERRCGRFLDDFGCESSLIMEVDEYEGEGDRDVVEEDDEGQGGNTVLHMDGTDTLEDSLLSPSYFSNSVLDSLSSVDCDTENLLLIDDQGIPYTLSPDGLKVPQVDASRLEDPQLDQASSAEVEDKKLSQLTDCVISQSLDNAPSDDLFPSPTPDTESVVQSVDQTTAKKEVLTSFITNSDPPGSAEPSLKPVQESSSVLSVSSGISLPSQPIQILTNPSTNTPILLLSGSSSSPQLSSAPVGLSLPLSVSQTSPGASTPMFLLLSSVPTASSGDSASTSTPIAILDPTTGQLSQISAASTPAVSVPLPSGQLGSPLPTLSHPVIRLSPNNPPVILSGVNNINPGPVVTSLTMQSSSPAPQNDLQGTTPILHSQTSSSESNPGSEAISAEDVSNENNKPSTSESSTSTTFDPLAQLSSEAQSPASEPKFDSSDLHSQHLPLDDHLYFSNAAAPSSPPVGSILSSGKLEPLDPLDPVSSEESSNNMGSRRVLYCQLCPRVFFYLSDLERHAITHSQKKPHVCSQCGKAFKRSSHLQRHKHIHTGQRNFVCPICTKRFREAGELQRHQRVHTGEKPYQCQLCHTRFAERNTLRRHTKRKHPYHQVAMEMLNERRAGGRVEGGGGEGSIVQEEEESAEWYSSTVSHMENSESEVET